In Microvenator marinus, one genomic interval encodes:
- a CDS encoding TonB-dependent receptor plug domain-containing protein, which yields MIFNITILMKRVNPILVGVILVLMSAQTSAQEELSTADEITVVTTASRSARSLQDETTSVEIIDRATIDATGGNTVADLLVTEAGLELERSLGRSGVLMQGLDPEYALILIDGRRAIGRVNGTIDLNAIRLENVERIEIVKGPQSALYGADALAGVINIITKSPKSTELSAQATGGSRARLDLGAQGAVNQDWFSSRVSADFGQSNGDRWIPELMIAKAAQRTEFKGTNQDWMIHSSYQVRDSKRVDTLETGAILDRTNRTEDVAAGLAPSFKLTQDITLNAGADYSYMRDQFANDQRSSDALDQVEITTENLAEARANLDIFLGAHRLVVGMDFMHQTLSSPRLDSDGSRQRVAVFAQDEWYVSTEPLVSIMPGVRAEFDSQYGPQVTPKIAARWDIFEELVARTSVGMGYRAPDFRELLLLFDNRAVGYVIRGNPDLEPESSWGANAGLEWAPNRTFSISTSFYRNEITNMIGFETTSEMPLEFSYINIAEAWSMGLETRLNLRQSDWRAWVTMVFEDTEDRALGLPLEGRSLFRGSAGAQVDLTSSTRLDVRGRVTGRRAFYVAQEDGSTTLDLDDPWVFGALRIDQELWAGFSLNAGVNNVFDAGSADRLPIEPRSFYAGVEGQW from the coding sequence ATGATTTTCAATATCACCATTCTCATGAAGCGAGTGAACCCGATTCTGGTGGGAGTGATTCTTGTGTTGATGAGCGCGCAAACAAGTGCGCAGGAAGAACTATCAACCGCCGACGAAATCACCGTGGTTACAACCGCCTCCAGAAGTGCGCGCTCTCTCCAAGATGAGACGACGTCGGTAGAAATCATCGATCGTGCGACTATAGACGCCACCGGCGGAAACACCGTCGCGGATCTCCTAGTCACCGAAGCCGGCCTTGAACTCGAAAGAAGTCTCGGTAGGTCCGGTGTCCTCATGCAGGGGCTCGACCCTGAGTACGCACTTATCCTGATCGATGGACGCCGCGCCATCGGACGCGTCAACGGTACCATCGACCTCAATGCGATCAGGCTTGAGAACGTTGAGCGCATTGAGATCGTCAAAGGTCCTCAGTCCGCCCTCTACGGGGCTGACGCACTGGCTGGCGTGATCAACATCATCACCAAATCACCCAAGAGTACCGAACTCAGTGCGCAGGCCACCGGAGGCTCACGTGCGCGGCTTGACCTCGGAGCGCAAGGGGCCGTCAATCAAGACTGGTTTAGCTCTCGTGTTAGCGCCGACTTCGGCCAGTCAAACGGAGATCGTTGGATCCCGGAGTTGATGATCGCCAAGGCGGCTCAGCGCACCGAGTTCAAAGGTACAAACCAGGACTGGATGATCCATTCGAGCTACCAGGTTCGCGACTCGAAACGCGTCGACACCCTCGAGACCGGAGCAATCCTCGACCGCACCAACCGTACCGAAGACGTCGCGGCGGGGCTCGCCCCGAGCTTTAAGCTAACTCAGGATATCACGCTCAACGCTGGTGCGGACTACAGCTACATGCGCGACCAATTCGCGAACGACCAGCGAAGCTCCGACGCCCTCGACCAGGTCGAAATCACCACCGAGAACCTCGCCGAAGCACGCGCAAACCTGGATATCTTCCTCGGTGCCCATAGGCTCGTGGTGGGCATGGACTTTATGCATCAGACCCTTTCAAGCCCAAGGCTTGATTCGGATGGGTCGCGCCAGCGAGTGGCGGTTTTTGCTCAAGATGAGTGGTACGTGAGCACCGAGCCCCTCGTATCCATCATGCCGGGCGTACGCGCCGAGTTTGACTCGCAATACGGCCCGCAAGTGACGCCTAAGATCGCTGCGCGTTGGGACATTTTTGAGGAACTCGTAGCGCGCACGAGTGTGGGTATGGGGTATCGAGCACCGGACTTCCGGGAGCTACTCTTGCTCTTTGATAATCGCGCCGTGGGCTACGTAATCCGTGGAAATCCAGACCTCGAGCCGGAGTCCTCTTGGGGAGCCAATGCCGGGCTTGAATGGGCGCCTAACCGGACATTCAGCATAAGCACCTCGTTCTACAGGAATGAGATCACCAATATGATTGGCTTTGAGACCACCTCAGAGATGCCGCTCGAGTTCTCGTACATCAATATCGCCGAGGCGTGGAGCATGGGGCTTGAGACTCGGCTGAACCTTAGGCAGAGCGACTGGCGCGCGTGGGTTACCATGGTCTTTGAAGACACCGAGGACCGCGCGCTCGGTCTTCCACTCGAGGGTCGCTCTCTTTTTCGTGGCTCGGCCGGGGCACAAGTTGACCTGACCTCGAGCACCCGACTCGACGTGCGCGGCCGAGTGACCGGTAGGCGCGCATTCTACGTCGCTCAAGAAGATGGGAGCACAACTTTAGATCTCGACGACCCGTGGGTCTTCGGTGCCTTGAGGATAGACCAGGAACTCTGGGCGGGCTTTTCCCTGAACGCTGGCGTCAACAACGTGTTTGATGCCGGCTCCGCGGACCGACTGCCCATCGAGCCAAGGTCGTTTTACGCAGGAGTTGAAGGACAATGGTAA
- a CDS encoding HmuY family protein, with protein sequence MVRILIILVAAFSVACAPELETEGGTSAAVELQSGEAIVDATSEDDWVGFDLDSGEQSEDGWDIGFQRFRVRLNPDTSVEAGIYPGEDFDPEFFMWLVDDYSDPEDPFYVFQDENEGWFDYNLMGHIVTPKERDYVVNSDEGRVFKIRILSYYDEAGTSAIIQFSFEEIETT encoded by the coding sequence ATGGTAAGAATACTCATCATATTGGTCGCCGCATTTAGCGTGGCGTGCGCCCCTGAACTTGAGACCGAAGGCGGGACTTCAGCAGCCGTGGAACTCCAGAGTGGAGAGGCGATTGTTGACGCCACATCTGAAGACGATTGGGTCGGTTTTGACCTTGATTCCGGTGAGCAAAGCGAGGACGGTTGGGATATCGGATTTCAACGTTTTCGCGTCAGACTTAACCCCGATACCTCGGTGGAGGCAGGTATCTATCCGGGCGAAGATTTTGATCCCGAATTCTTTATGTGGCTGGTTGATGATTACTCCGATCCTGAAGACCCTTTTTATGTTTTCCAGGACGAAAATGAAGGCTGGTTTGACTACAACTTGATGGGTCATATCGTGACCCCAAAAGAGAGAGATTACGTAGTCAATTCAGACGAAGGGAGAGTCTTCAAAATCCGCATTTTATCTTATTACGATGAGGCAGGAACCTCTGCCATCATCCAGTTTTCATTCGAAGAAATCGAAACGACCTGA
- a CDS encoding ATP-binding cassette domain-containing protein: protein MSGFLSGVCVCVGDKSLVECVSATLEPGITALVGPSGAGKSTLLKAIGGVMDFKGDIVLGRSLRELSPQEQALQRAWVPQSTHLPFAYTALDVVAMGRLPHDDAEPGARRLAADILASLDMNGLANRLFPTLSGGEKARVMVARALAQLHGVRGGWLLLDEPTSALDIANSMLLMDVVARATKSLDLHTLVVLHDLNLAAQYADSIWMMSHGRLLLEGSPNDVLTPDAIYMGFGVHAQILRGPDQIPAVFPIRNLERSHDVVAS, encoded by the coding sequence ATGAGCGGGTTTTTGTCCGGTGTGTGCGTTTGCGTTGGGGATAAGAGTCTTGTGGAGTGTGTCAGTGCGACGCTTGAGCCCGGAATCACCGCTCTCGTTGGCCCAAGTGGTGCCGGTAAGTCCACGTTGCTCAAGGCGATTGGCGGCGTCATGGACTTCAAGGGCGATATCGTCCTCGGCCGGAGCCTAAGAGAGCTCTCGCCCCAAGAACAAGCGCTGCAAAGGGCTTGGGTCCCTCAATCTACACACCTTCCCTTTGCTTATACGGCGCTGGATGTGGTGGCCATGGGGCGTCTGCCACATGATGACGCCGAGCCTGGTGCGCGTCGCCTTGCAGCTGATATCTTGGCCTCACTAGATATGAATGGGCTCGCCAACCGGCTCTTCCCCACACTTTCTGGCGGCGAGAAGGCACGTGTGATGGTCGCGCGGGCGCTGGCGCAGCTGCACGGTGTGCGCGGAGGCTGGCTGCTCTTGGACGAGCCTACTTCAGCGCTCGATATCGCAAATTCTATGCTTCTTATGGATGTGGTGGCGAGGGCGACAAAGAGCCTCGACCTGCACACTCTTGTTGTACTTCACGACCTTAATCTGGCGGCGCAATACGCCGATTCTATATGGATGATGAGCCACGGGCGCCTCTTGCTCGAAGGCTCGCCAAATGACGTGCTGACGCCGGATGCCATCTACATGGGCTTCGGTGTGCACGCGCAGATTCTACGCGGGCCGGACCAAATTCCGGCAGTTTTCCCCATTCGAAATTTAGAGAGGAGTCACGATGTCGTTGCAAGCTAA
- a CDS encoding FecCD family ABC transporter permease — protein MMTMRRHMWWSLGLVLLGLIGLVSMSVGAMGSSLSAALVALMDPENSLHPVLMHVRLPRILGGLVIGAGLGVAGAAMQAIFRNSLADPGLVGVSSGAALGAVLAIIVLPGLLHPATLSTLAAFGGLLATWAVWGAAHVRGASDSATLVLAGVAINAFAGAAIGLLTFVSNEAQLRNLTVWMLGSLAGLTWAQLALLIPVTLVCAFGIWWHSRLIDAYVLGDEESATLGINVRDLRRRVIALSAVLVAVGVSFTGIIGFVGLVVPHLVRILSGPRHSGLLIGSAIMGAGLLMLSDLFSRSVAVPMELPIGVVTSAIGAPFFLYLLRRRLHGAWA, from the coding sequence ATGATGACCATGCGCCGACACATGTGGTGGTCGTTGGGTCTAGTCTTGCTAGGCCTGATCGGACTCGTTTCCATGAGTGTGGGTGCCATGGGGTCAAGTCTTAGCGCGGCGTTGGTCGCACTCATGGACCCAGAAAATTCTTTACACCCTGTTCTGATGCACGTGCGTTTGCCGAGAATTCTCGGTGGCCTCGTCATCGGTGCTGGACTCGGAGTAGCAGGCGCTGCCATGCAGGCTATTTTCCGAAACTCACTCGCCGATCCTGGGCTTGTGGGGGTCTCAAGCGGTGCCGCGCTCGGGGCGGTGCTTGCCATAATTGTGTTGCCGGGTCTGCTCCACCCGGCAACACTCTCGACCCTCGCGGCTTTTGGTGGGCTGCTCGCGACGTGGGCGGTTTGGGGGGCCGCCCACGTTCGTGGGGCGAGTGATTCAGCTACTTTGGTTCTGGCAGGCGTGGCGATCAATGCGTTTGCCGGCGCTGCTATAGGATTACTTACCTTCGTCTCGAACGAAGCTCAATTGAGAAACCTCACGGTCTGGATGCTGGGATCGTTGGCTGGCCTGACCTGGGCCCAGCTTGCGCTATTGATTCCCGTGACGCTGGTCTGTGCCTTTGGAATCTGGTGGCACTCCCGGCTAATCGACGCATACGTGCTCGGCGATGAAGAGTCTGCCACGCTCGGTATCAACGTGCGCGACCTGAGAAGACGGGTCATCGCGCTAAGCGCAGTCTTGGTGGCCGTAGGCGTAAGCTTCACTGGAATCATCGGCTTTGTAGGCTTGGTGGTGCCGCACCTCGTGCGCATACTCTCCGGGCCGCGCCATTCCGGACTTCTAATCGGCTCGGCCATCATGGGGGCAGGGCTCCTGATGCTTTCTGACCTCTTTTCGCGCAGCGTAGCCGTGCCTATGGAGCTCCCAATCGGCGTCGTCACCTCGGCCATTGGTGCGCCGTTCTTCCTCTATCTTTTGCGTCGGCGACTTCACGGAGCATGGGCATGA
- the malQ gene encoding 4-alpha-glucanotransferase yields MQIERSSGILLHPTSLPGPYGVGELGAEAYTFVDKLAQSRQSWWQILPLNPTDGSGSPYASSSAFAMNTALIPADEMHQLGLLTAEELAELEDFAAGFSDDTYEVSQVLPYRIALFERAAGRFGQEHELFKDYEAFKAEQSWLDDFALFSALKDEHGGGSWTQWPEALRRREGKALSQAKDRLQAAIFAKSVLQFLSARAWQNLRSYAAQKGVKLIGDIPIFVAFDSADVWANREYFLVDADGLAKDVAGVPPDYFSATGQKWGNPLYDWDALAKDGYSWWMARIAQALAAFDVVRIDHFRGFESFWATPAEAPTAETGEWRKGPGSAFFDAVESHFGDVPFIAEDLGIITEEVEALRDNHHLPGMKILQFAFDHNPDHPFLPHTYPEHCVAYTGTHDNDTTMGWYWGEGEDTRHQVRSYLSHPDDGIMKAMMESLSASKASLVVFPLQDIFELGTDARMNTPGTSEDNWGWRVTTDVLEQKDAWDALKELTEKHGR; encoded by the coding sequence ATGCAAATCGAACGAAGTAGCGGAATTTTGCTTCATCCCACATCCTTGCCGGGCCCATACGGGGTAGGGGAGCTCGGAGCCGAGGCCTACACGTTTGTGGACAAGCTAGCTCAGAGCCGCCAGTCATGGTGGCAGATCCTACCTCTTAACCCCACCGACGGTTCCGGCTCGCCGTACGCGTCGAGCTCCGCGTTTGCCATGAACACCGCGCTCATTCCTGCCGACGAAATGCACCAACTCGGATTGCTGACCGCAGAGGAATTGGCTGAATTAGAAGACTTTGCTGCGGGCTTCTCGGACGACACCTACGAAGTGTCCCAAGTCTTGCCGTATCGAATTGCTCTATTTGAAAGGGCGGCTGGCCGATTTGGCCAAGAACACGAGCTCTTCAAAGACTACGAAGCCTTCAAGGCCGAGCAATCCTGGCTTGACGATTTTGCGCTCTTCTCGGCGCTCAAAGACGAACACGGTGGGGGCTCGTGGACTCAATGGCCCGAGGCCCTTCGCAGGCGCGAGGGCAAAGCGCTGAGCCAGGCTAAGGACCGTCTACAGGCTGCCATCTTTGCCAAATCTGTGCTTCAGTTCTTGAGTGCTCGAGCGTGGCAGAACTTGCGTTCTTATGCGGCTCAAAAGGGTGTCAAACTCATTGGCGATATCCCTATCTTTGTGGCGTTTGATAGCGCGGATGTCTGGGCCAACCGCGAATACTTCCTTGTGGATGCTGATGGCCTGGCCAAAGACGTGGCTGGCGTTCCTCCGGACTACTTCAGCGCGACCGGACAGAAGTGGGGTAATCCACTCTACGACTGGGATGCGCTGGCAAAGGACGGATACTCGTGGTGGATGGCACGCATTGCACAGGCGCTTGCAGCGTTTGATGTGGTGCGCATCGACCACTTCAGAGGGTTTGAGAGTTTTTGGGCCACGCCCGCTGAGGCACCCACTGCAGAAACTGGCGAGTGGAGAAAGGGGCCCGGTTCAGCGTTCTTTGATGCGGTTGAGTCACACTTTGGCGACGTGCCGTTCATCGCTGAAGACCTCGGTATCATTACCGAAGAAGTCGAGGCCCTGCGCGATAACCATCACCTGCCAGGCATGAAGATTCTTCAGTTTGCCTTTGATCACAATCCGGACCACCCTTTCCTTCCCCACACCTATCCCGAGCATTGTGTGGCCTACACAGGCACTCACGACAACGACACCACCATGGGCTGGTATTGGGGCGAGGGGGAAGATACTCGGCATCAGGTGCGTTCTTATCTCTCGCACCCGGATGACGGGATTATGAAAGCGATGATGGAGAGTTTGAGTGCGTCAAAGGCGAGCCTCGTGGTCTTTCCGCTCCAAGACATTTTTGAATTGGGTACGGATGCTCGCATGAACACGCCAGGCACCAGCGAAGACAACTGGGGTTGGCGCGTGACGACGGATGTCTTGGAGCAAAAGGACGCCTGGGACGCGCTCAAGGAACTGACTGAAAAGCATGGCAGATAA
- a CDS encoding hemin-degrading factor yields the protein MSLQANFEDLKNQQPSIRARDAANELGVSEAEIVEAQIGESATRLRPEWKEILFACRDLGEVMALTRNEAVVLEIDGQFIDLSFDGMIGLGLEPGFDLRIFLFAWKYGFAVEKDSPRGRMRSLQFFDAAGVAVFKIWLRSASSVEVYDLIVEKFGTTNEPPIEVKELDKPASKGPDDFDQHEFQKAWRELKDTHDFFPMLRTFKLPRLAALRCGPEEYVEQVPVRTLQALLDELTTRDLEIMFFVGSRGMIEIFTGQIHTTRHSDTWWNVLDKGMNLHINQTKLKEAWVVQKPTVDGIVTSLEVFDHDENLVLSVFGARKPGNPELQGWRDVLSSL from the coding sequence ATGTCGTTGCAAGCTAATTTTGAAGACTTGAAAAATCAACAACCCAGTATCCGCGCGCGTGATGCAGCCAATGAATTGGGTGTGAGCGAGGCTGAGATCGTAGAAGCTCAGATCGGGGAGAGCGCCACACGGCTCAGACCAGAGTGGAAAGAGATTCTATTTGCGTGCAGAGACCTTGGTGAAGTCATGGCCCTGACGCGAAATGAGGCTGTGGTGCTCGAGATAGACGGGCAGTTCATCGACTTGAGTTTTGACGGAATGATCGGCCTCGGCTTAGAGCCAGGGTTTGATCTTCGAATCTTCCTCTTTGCCTGGAAGTACGGGTTTGCGGTGGAGAAAGACTCGCCGCGTGGCCGTATGCGAAGCCTACAATTCTTTGATGCCGCAGGGGTGGCTGTCTTCAAGATCTGGTTGCGCTCGGCGAGCTCCGTAGAGGTCTACGACCTGATTGTGGAGAAGTTTGGCACCACTAACGAACCACCGATTGAGGTCAAAGAGCTCGACAAGCCTGCATCAAAGGGCCCAGATGACTTTGATCAACATGAATTCCAAAAGGCGTGGCGAGAGCTGAAGGACACGCATGATTTCTTCCCGATGCTTCGCACATTCAAGCTACCACGGCTTGCGGCGCTAAGATGCGGGCCCGAAGAGTACGTGGAGCAGGTTCCCGTGCGTACTCTGCAGGCCCTCTTGGACGAGCTTACGACTCGAGATCTGGAAATCATGTTCTTCGTGGGAAGCCGCGGAATGATCGAGATTTTCACAGGTCAGATTCACACGACTCGCCACTCAGATACCTGGTGGAATGTGCTCGATAAGGGCATGAACCTGCACATCAACCAAACCAAACTCAAAGAGGCCTGGGTCGTGCAAAAGCCAACCGTGGATGGTATCGTGACTTCGCTGGAAGTCTTTGACCACGATGAAAACCTGGTCCTTTCCGTCTTCGGTGCGCGAAAGCCCGGTAACCCCGAGCTTCAAGGCTGGCGAGACGTTCTGTCCTCACTTTGA
- a CDS encoding heme/hemin ABC transporter substrate-binding protein, whose protein sequence is MRTWPLLLIMGLSLSLSACKDEKPQAESTPAAALPEEAEQAPAEQAPRLVTLTPAVTETVFALGLGEQVVAADASSTYPADAEKVATLPYFRQLAVEPLLALKPDQIVTGPGAGPPPALDQLRATGVEFLTFEDATSLESAKERVTKIAASLGADPKPLLAKMDADIEKAKAAPEVEAKVLHIYARGQKIIMAGGPDTAAGDLIALTGAEVVPKDFEGFKPLTAEAVIAAAPDVIVMGESGVQSMGGEDSVFEIPGVAQTPAGKAKRLVLVNDQLMVFGPRSGQAVFELKTKIAEALKK, encoded by the coding sequence ATGAGAACCTGGCCTCTACTTCTGATCATGGGGTTGAGCTTGAGCTTGAGCGCGTGCAAGGACGAGAAGCCTCAGGCCGAATCCACACCGGCGGCCGCTCTTCCTGAAGAGGCAGAGCAAGCCCCGGCGGAGCAGGCTCCAAGGCTCGTCACCTTAACCCCAGCCGTGACCGAGACAGTCTTCGCATTGGGGCTCGGTGAACAGGTGGTGGCGGCGGATGCGTCGAGCACCTATCCGGCCGATGCCGAAAAGGTCGCGACATTGCCCTATTTCAGGCAGCTCGCCGTGGAGCCTTTGCTTGCGCTCAAGCCGGATCAAATCGTGACGGGCCCAGGTGCTGGACCGCCACCGGCTCTGGACCAGCTCAGGGCTACGGGCGTTGAGTTCTTGACCTTCGAAGACGCGACATCTCTAGAGAGCGCCAAAGAGAGAGTGACGAAGATTGCCGCCAGCTTAGGTGCCGATCCGAAGCCGCTTTTGGCCAAGATGGATGCCGATATCGAGAAGGCAAAGGCCGCTCCAGAAGTAGAGGCCAAGGTTCTGCACATCTACGCGCGGGGTCAGAAGATCATCATGGCCGGCGGTCCCGATACGGCTGCCGGAGACTTGATCGCGCTGACCGGCGCTGAAGTTGTGCCCAAAGATTTTGAGGGGTTTAAGCCCCTGACCGCCGAAGCTGTGATCGCTGCTGCGCCCGACGTTATCGTCATGGGTGAGAGTGGCGTCCAGAGTATGGGCGGCGAGGACAGTGTGTTTGAGATTCCGGGCGTGGCTCAGACGCCAGCGGGTAAGGCCAAGCGCCTCGTGCTGGTCAATGACCAGCTTATGGTCTTCGGGCCCCGTTCGGGTCAGGCCGTGTTCGAACTCAAGACCAAAATCGCCGAGGCGCTCAAAAAATGA
- a CDS encoding HmuY family protein has protein sequence MSKKYILVLILSAMWIGCGDEGDSGENNTAGNNTTGNNTTGNNTNVGTNDNNTNSGTTGDNNTNNTNNNETVVTVNNVNNPPVIDVPCFDELKEGWPLNEGVNAGAVSITEAEGVFSGTIDAASGGSMAAASSSFLYVDLDTGAKVEVDDFGAYENTEWDLAFKRVLIRTNSSSSGIGAVELGKVADTTFEEASLASVTTWATDDTMDASCIPDTDPINNLITAFNLLNLDNPSGSESWYSYEMGISTQPDVYFVKNAEGTKTFKFAIDGWASGVYTVKWEEVAQ, from the coding sequence ATGAGTAAGAAGTACATTTTAGTTTTAATTTTATCTGCTATGTGGATCGGCTGTGGAGACGAAGGTGATAGCGGCGAAAACAACACCGCTGGAAACAATACCACCGGTAATAACACTACCGGCAACAACACCAATGTTGGGACCAACGATAACAACACCAACTCTGGCACGACGGGTGATAACAACACCAACAATACCAACAACAACGAGACAGTTGTCACGGTGAACAATGTCAACAATCCGCCCGTGATCGATGTGCCGTGTTTTGACGAACTCAAAGAAGGCTGGCCGCTCAACGAGGGCGTCAACGCCGGCGCGGTGTCCATCACTGAAGCAGAGGGTGTCTTCAGTGGAACGATTGACGCCGCATCCGGTGGATCGATGGCCGCAGCCTCATCATCCTTCCTTTACGTGGACTTGGACACGGGTGCCAAGGTGGAAGTGGATGACTTCGGTGCCTATGAGAACACCGAGTGGGACCTTGCATTCAAACGCGTACTGATCCGCACCAACAGCTCAAGCTCGGGGATCGGCGCGGTGGAGCTCGGCAAAGTGGCAGACACAACCTTTGAGGAGGCGTCGCTCGCAAGCGTCACCACCTGGGCCACCGACGACACCATGGATGCCTCTTGCATCCCGGACACAGACCCAATCAACAACCTGATCACCGCATTCAACCTGCTCAACCTGGATAATCCAAGTGGAAGTGAGAGCTGGTACAGCTATGAGATGGGCATCTCCACTCAACCCGATGTTTACTTCGTCAAAAATGCCGAAGGTACCAAGACCTTCAAGTTTGCGATCGATGGTTGGGCGAGCGGCGTCTACACCGTGAAGTGGGAAGAGGTCGCCCAATGA
- a CDS encoding ATP-dependent DNA helicase gives MTQKLEEILGEHGLLSKTLTRYEYRPQQLEMATAVARAFERRRAAIIEAATGTGKTLAYLIPSIGSGKRVVVSTGTKALQEQLYQKDIPFLSEHLPKKFKAALLKGRRNYLCMLRYNQTKTSPTFRSREDAKWWPKIVSWTKYTKTGDRAEIKGLPDDFPTWQDLSVSSEGCLGQSCPHYDACFVTIARREAADADVIVVNHHLFFADLALRDSGFGEILPEYDAVVFDEAHQIESVATSYFGMQSSNWQLRELVRDIEKTLDAEDVNSVDLTESINVLDKAIAAFFSTFMFGLYDGRYNLDEILDGPQKAMIEAVKGQLLDALEQFGAQLRRTAKLGEIAAKLTGRCAEQRSNLAAILDQSDDRYVYFVEVRDNGCYLQASPIDLAHLLRKKLLETHDRVVFTSATLTTGESFDYFQRRIGMRGVPGKGGILPDIPCDEVQLPPVFDYQQNALVYIPRRLPEPHEPSWLAGVITITDYLLNLSQGRAFVLFTSYANMNAVYEKIAPGLPFKTLKQGDAPKSEILEEFRNDKDSVLFATSSFWEGVDVEGESLSLVIIDKLPFGNPSDPLNSARQKFIEDRGGFPFMEFTVPAAALTLKQGFGRLIRSSTDKGVVAILDSRICSKRYGSYFLKTLPPARVVYNASQVKSWWEETMIESEG, from the coding sequence ATGACGCAAAAACTCGAAGAAATATTGGGAGAACACGGGCTGCTGAGCAAAACGCTCACGCGCTACGAGTACCGCCCTCAGCAGCTTGAAATGGCCACGGCCGTGGCCAGGGCCTTCGAGCGCCGGCGCGCGGCCATCATCGAGGCGGCCACCGGTACCGGAAAGACGCTCGCGTACCTCATTCCATCAATCGGCTCGGGAAAACGCGTGGTGGTCTCCACCGGGACCAAAGCCCTCCAAGAACAACTCTACCAAAAAGACATCCCCTTCTTGTCCGAACACCTTCCCAAGAAGTTCAAGGCCGCACTCCTCAAAGGGCGACGCAACTATCTCTGCATGTTGCGCTACAATCAGACCAAGACCTCGCCCACGTTTCGGAGCCGCGAAGACGCCAAATGGTGGCCGAAAATAGTCTCTTGGACAAAGTACACAAAGACCGGTGACCGCGCAGAAATTAAAGGCCTGCCGGACGACTTCCCCACATGGCAAGACCTCTCCGTCAGCAGTGAAGGCTGCCTTGGGCAGTCCTGCCCGCACTACGACGCGTGCTTTGTGACCATCGCGCGCCGCGAAGCCGCAGACGCGGACGTTATCGTGGTGAACCACCACCTCTTCTTTGCTGACCTTGCGCTGAGAGACTCGGGTTTTGGCGAGATTTTGCCGGAGTACGACGCTGTTGTGTTCGATGAGGCGCACCAGATTGAGTCCGTGGCCACGAGCTATTTCGGCATGCAGAGTTCGAACTGGCAGCTCCGCGAGCTTGTCAGGGATATTGAAAAGACCTTGGACGCCGAAGACGTCAATTCGGTCGATCTCACCGAATCCATCAACGTTTTGGACAAAGCCATCGCCGCATTTTTCTCCACGTTCATGTTTGGACTCTACGACGGTCGCTACAACCTCGACGAGATTTTGGACGGCCCGCAAAAGGCGATGATCGAGGCCGTCAAAGGCCAGCTTCTGGACGCGCTCGAACAGTTTGGGGCGCAGCTTAGAAGAACGGCTAAACTTGGCGAGATTGCGGCAAAACTCACCGGACGCTGCGCCGAACAACGTTCAAATCTAGCGGCAATCCTCGACCAGTCCGATGACCGCTACGTCTATTTCGTAGAGGTCCGGGACAACGGCTGTTACCTCCAGGCCTCGCCGATTGATCTGGCACACCTGCTGCGCAAGAAGCTGCTCGAGACCCATGATCGAGTGGTATTTACCTCCGCCACCTTGACCACTGGCGAGTCCTTTGATTATTTCCAACGCCGAATCGGGATGCGCGGGGTACCCGGAAAGGGCGGGATCCTGCCTGATATTCCCTGCGACGAAGTCCAACTTCCACCCGTCTTTGATTACCAACAAAACGCCTTGGTCTATATCCCAAGGCGCCTTCCAGAACCCCACGAACCATCCTGGCTTGCGGGGGTGATTACGATCACAGATTATCTTTTAAATTTAAGTCAAGGTCGCGCATTTGTGCTCTTTACGAGTTACGCAAACATGAATGCAGTTTACGAAAAAATAGCACCAGGGCTTCCTTTCAAGACTTTGAAGCAGGGCGATGCTCCAAAGTCAGAGATTCTGGAAGAGTTCAGAAATGACAAGGACTCTGTTCTTTTCGCCACAAGTTCGTTCTGGGAGGGTGTGGACGTAGAAGGGGAGTCGTTGAGCTTGGTCATCATAGATAAACTTCCATTCGGGAATCCCTCTGATCCGCTCAACTCAGCGCGTCAAAAGTTTATTGAAGATCGCGGAGGATTTCCGTTCATGGAGTTCACCGTCCCGGCTGCTGCGCTGACCCTGAAACAGGGCTTTGGTCGCCTCATTCGCTCGTCTACCGACAAGGGTGTGGTAGCCATCTTGGACTCTAGGATCTGTTCCAAGAGATACGGCTCGTATTTCCTCAAAACCCTGCCGCCGGCACGGGTCGTCTACAACGCATCACAAGTCAAATCGTGGTGGGAAGAAACCATGATTGAATCCGAAGGCTAG